In Euwallacea fornicatus isolate EFF26 chromosome 2, ASM4011564v1, whole genome shotgun sequence, one genomic interval encodes:
- the LOC136348603 gene encoding mitotic spindle assembly checkpoint protein MAD2B-like, producing the protein MSSNQTQLDASDIFLELLEVAIHNVLYTRNLYPRSIYTPKKKYGVAVYQAIHPEVVQYISECLKAVEFYARKNQLKKVFLCFELDGIVLEKFVFDLLQMQGKSINDTFLVELESTLRTFMLKLHSCQVYLQNIENPESTFSIQIETSNVSSLEFNENPSYQVRNQTKTLRLQNLSL; encoded by the exons AACCCAACTTG aTGCctcagatatttttttagaattactGGAAGTAGCAATACACAACGTTCTTTACACTCGAAACCTTTACCCTCGCTCAATTTACAccccgaaaaaaaaatacggggtGGCTGTATATCAGGCCATCCACCCTGAGGTGGTACAGTACATATCTGAGTGTCTCAAAGCAGTGGAGTTCTACGCTCGGAAGAATCAATTGAAAAAGGTGTTTCTTTGTTTCGAGCTTGATGGAATCGTGTTGGAAAAATTTGTGTTTGATTTGCTGCAAATGCAAGGAAAGTCTATTAA tGACACATTTTTGGTTGAATTGGAATCTACACTGAGAACATTTATGCTCAAACTGCACTCATGTCAAGTGTATTTACAGAATATTGAAAATCCTGAGAGTACTTTCAGTATTCAAATTGAGACTAGTAATGTATCGAGTttagaatttaatgaaaatcctTCTTATCAGGTAAGAAATCAG ACGAAGACTCTTCGCCTTCAGAATCTGAGCTTGTGA